The genomic stretch AAAGGATGTAAATCAGTAGGAAAACTGTCGGATTTGGACTTCAGAAAAACTGACAAGTGACTGAATTGAGGCATACGTTTGTAATGAGGTTTGCACATTGAAAACAGTATAAAAGGATATGCAGAGATTTCGGGCACCTGCAAGCGAACCTGTTTGTTTGGTGAAATACTGTATGGATGCATATGTAATGGCTAGTTATCAAAACGTATCAATTTTTCAGGATACCTGAAGAGACGATTATACCTTATGAGAGGTATTTTTTGAAATGATGACCTTCTGTTGAAACGATGACCTAATGTTATTCATTTGTCACATTCAAAATGTCCGATCCTGCAGAAAATAAACGAATCGGGAGAAAACAGAGTAAAGACAGTCTCCATAGCAGTTCTGTTCTGAAATTTTGACCATTTCCATTTTGCTCAAGCTGTGGACAAAATATCTAGTCTAATATTCCTTGCTGATAAAAGTGCATGGGAAGCTGATCTCTAATTGTGATGCTCTTGACCTGAGACACTTTGGTCTTATGTGGACCATCAAGAAAATCAGTAGTCATTGATGTTGCAGCTTGTCAGGAAAGCTCTGTCCTCTGTGGTAAATGGTTCCAGTAATCAGCACTGTCACGATGCTCTTTTCTAATGCCTACCATCGTCATTGCCAGtagtcttttgtttgtttgaaactTTTTCACGGATGACTAAATGGGAAAGAAACCTGGACTTTTATACTCTTTTGCCAGATATCTTAATTTTTGCCTGTGCTTATTTCTATGAAACCCAGCTATGTGCGAATCAAaggtgaaaaagaaaattagatagagttgtgtttgctgaaggaCATTACAGACAACGGGTAAACTGACTTTTGGGTGCAGTTTGTCTACATCGTGTGAAGAACCAAGGAAATTGGAACTACATGAATTGACTGCACCAAGACAATGAACCAGTCAGGATTGATTGAGCCTGTCCCAAGTGGAAATGGTAGCTTTGGAAATACCGTGAGTATGTCCCCGAACCACTCATGTCCTCTGAGCTGGGGACAAAATGAGGGCATGGCAACTTGCATCTTAGAGACAATTCTCATTGTGCTGCTGACCGTGCTCATTATTGCTGGGAATTTGACGGttatttttgtgtttcattgtgCCCCTTTGCTGCACCACTACACCACCAGCTACTTTATCCAGACTATGGCCTATGCAGACCTTCTGGTGGGACTGAGTTGCCTGGTGCCCACTTTCTCTTTACTGCACTACCCAGCCGGTGTCCAAGAGCCACTCACATGCCAGGTGTTTAGCTATGTCATCTCGGTGTTGAAGAGTGTTTCCATGGCTTGCCTGGCCTGCATAAGTGTGGATCGCTACCTGGCCATTACTAAGCCCCTCTCATACAACCAGCTGGTGACACCATGCCGTTTGCGCTGCTGCATCATCCTGATATGGATCTACTCTTGCATTGTGTTCCTGCCATCATTCTTCGGTTGGGGGAAGCCTGGATACCATGGGGACATCTTTGAGTGGTGTGCTCATTTCTGGCCGACTTCTGCCCTGTTTACTGGCTTTGTCGTGTGCCTGCTGTACGCTCCAGCGGCCCTTGTGGTCTGCTTCACCTACTTTCACATCTTCCGCATTTGTCAGCAACATAATCGGGAGATCAGTGAGAGAAGGGCTCGTTTTCCCAGCAATGAGATGGAGGCTAGTGAGGGGGGGCACCATACAGGTCATGGCCCTGACAGACGCTACGCCATGGTGCTCTTTCGCATCACAAGTGTCTTCTACATGCTTTGGCTTCCCtacatcatttattttctcctgGAGAGCTCCCACATCTTGGACAGCCCTGCGGTGTCTTTCATCACCACCTGGTTAGCGATCAGCAATAGCTTCTGCAACTGCGTCATCTACAGTCTGTCCAACAGCGTGTTCCGGCTCGGCATGCGTAggctctcgcagacgctctgtTCCTCCTGCTCTTTCAGCCCTTGTGCCCAAGATGACAAGGATTTCAGAGAGCCAAAGCCTAGGAAAAGAGCCAACTCGTGTTCAATCTGAAGAAGTTATCTTGAGCTGCTAATTATTATTTCGACTTGGAAGTTTTTGGATTCGTGCAATTAATATACTAACTTGAACATTAGTTTATCATTACTGAAAGGTTCACCTTGTTGGGTTACACCAGATCTTATCTGAaccacacacagttaaacctcCTGTCCTGTAAATAAAAGTGGCATCTGCCTTGGTAGTGCATATATCACCAAATGGTTGGTGGGTACAAACATAACCTGgttggatttgtttttttgtttttttttaaacaaaatatgcaAAGCCAGATTGTAATGCACCACACACGCTaccatttccaaaaaaaaaaaaaaaaaggtgaactGGTATGAAACTATTGTTACTGACGTCTCTTTGTGGATGCTATACTGATATAGGTTCtagatttttagattttttgatgaatatattttttacattcagCTACATCTGCTACCAAAATGGCTGCTATATCAAGAGGACATTGCTTAAAGACAATGTCCACATGAGCATTTCAGTAAATATTAAAGAGGACACAAATCATTTGAAGCATGTCGACACAATCACAGCAAAGCTTGGCATATGGACCTTTGTTAGTGTTCTTATTATAGCACAGCATACCTCCAATTGAGATGGGTGCAAATACCTTGACAGCAAAGACTAATATAAGGCTTGgaattgtttcctttttttttttttaattttatttaattttattattatttttccctgCAAGGTCAAACGAAAGGTTAAAGGATTCAATCCAAGTCACTGATGTGCATTCCAGATGtcatttaatctttattattttttttttttaaagagaagcTGAATTTTTACATACGCATTCTCAATGCCGTTAGCAGTCGTGAAATGTACCTTAGTTCCCAGTGGTATTACACCTTGGCAGTATGTAATTAAACTTGTTCACCTGCAGTGGCTCTGTGACCCTCTAAAAACCACACAACACAGCAAACTCAACATCTTTTCTGTTTAATCAGCATAAGGTTCAGTTGGAGTGCACATTTCCTCGTATGCAAGCAAGTCATTTTGTTTGCACCTGTGATTGTTCAGTTTTCAGTGTCTGTTCCTCAGATATATGAAGTCattttgtttgaaataaattacttttctacagtaggactttttttttatttttttttttatttttttatacatgtttGTTTTAGCAAGCATAACCTCGCCTGTCCTTGGACGACTTTTATACGGTAATAGATTTACTTTAAATTATACTGAGCGAGTAAAAGAAATCAGAAATATGACCCATCAACAAATATAGTTTAATCACACAACGCAATTCAAATAAtttcttctgtttatttgttcatttaattgCTTTCAGGTgttttgcttcattgttgtagtctgcaaaaaaaaaaagaattaacaatttaatttttaaaatattaattcacCATTTTCACCAGCATCCGTTTTCacgatttatttatattttttttagtacacAACATGCGTGTAAAGTGAAGTCAGAGAACGATTCTCTGTTCAAGAATTTGTTGAGATTTTAAGACGTCCTTTCTCGATTTAAGGAAAACAACACGTTGATGGCATTTAAAAGGTTTATTCTAATTCAGAAAGAAGGAACAATCTCTGAAACATGCTGGTgggtttgtatttattaaagtgaTCTTGACAATTACATGGAAAAACTGTTGCTGAATTCTCGTCAGTTTTCACTCGTCCTTAATATGTAGGCGAATCTCTCAAGTTATTCGGTCATCAACCACTTTTTTATCACCGAGAACGACTAGCCTAGATGATGTCTACACAAAAAGAGACAATCGAGGACATCACTACATTggtgtgctttttaaaaattcaatattttaaacaataaatgatttatctatctgtttttgtttgtttatttatttatttatcttgcaACATCCACATGGATTTGATAGCTGGTATATTGGAGTTTATATGTGTAGCAGTATTAGTATTGCTGTACAGCCAGTGTGTGTTACCTTCTAAAATTGTAAGATTATCTAGCGATGACACTTTCCCTAGTGTAGGCTTTGCTGGTGTTCATTGaacttttttctgatttttttttttttttttaatatatttaatttttttaattatacagtctatatttttttattttggaagtTTTGTGAGAAACTATGGTTTTCTGTTGCTGCCAGTACAATAAAAGTGAACAGATAATACTTTCCCTACTGTGACTGGACgttatttctttaaaattctgCACTGTGAAGACT from Tachysurus fulvidraco isolate hzauxx_2018 chromosome 2, HZAU_PFXX_2.0, whole genome shotgun sequence encodes the following:
- the gpr52 gene encoding G-protein coupled receptor 52; amino-acid sequence: MNQSGLIEPVPSGNGSFGNTVSMSPNHSCPLSWGQNEGMATCILETILIVLLTVLIIAGNLTVIFVFHCAPLLHHYTTSYFIQTMAYADLLVGLSCLVPTFSLLHYPAGVQEPLTCQVFSYVISVLKSVSMACLACISVDRYLAITKPLSYNQLVTPCRLRCCIILIWIYSCIVFLPSFFGWGKPGYHGDIFEWCAHFWPTSALFTGFVVCLLYAPAALVVCFTYFHIFRICQQHNREISERRARFPSNEMEASEGGHHTGHGPDRRYAMVLFRITSVFYMLWLPYIIYFLLESSHILDSPAVSFITTWLAISNSFCNCVIYSLSNSVFRLGMRRLSQTLCSSCSFSPCAQDDKDFREPKPRKRANSCSI